One window of Elusimicrobiota bacterium genomic DNA carries:
- a CDS encoding helix-turn-helix domain-containing protein — protein MNEKNDTRNLTQKEQDIIREKAVLMVKSGLTQTETANLLGVSRQSVNGWYNNYKANGKKSLKSKKEVILKSQN, from the coding sequence GATACCAGAAACTTAACCCAAAAAGAACAGGATATAATCCGAGAAAAAGCTGTTTTAATGGTTAAATCAGGTTTAACACAAACAGAAACAGCAAATCTTTTGGGTGTATCAAGACAGTCTGTTAATGGTTGGTATAACAATTATAAGGCTAATGGCAAGAAATCTCTTAAGTCAAAAAAAGAGGTAATCCTCAAGAGCCAAAATTAG